In a genomic window of Aggregatimonas sangjinii:
- the trkA gene encoding Trk system potassium transporter TrkA produces the protein MKILIAGAGEVGFHLAKLLSYESQDITLIDNDKVSLAYADSHLDIRVLRGDATSIEVLRDARVESSDLVIGVTSSETTNITLCLLAKQLGCKRTIARISNTEFIDNKEILKFDELGIDELISPEELAAMEIQMLLNKSAFNDTYEFEDGKLIMVGVLLPSSAPFVGKMVKEAANIFPELHFMPIALQRMGTQFTVIPRGDTVFKEGDQVYFITVKEGVDELYKLTGKKKEEIKNVMILGGSKVGFKAARDLCAKKFNVKLIEKNKEKAFDLADDLPNALVINADGRNVELLEEESLESMDAFIAVTGNSETNIMSCLVAKSKRIKKTIALVENMDYFQLSHSIGIDTLINKKLLAANNIFRHIRKGEVVALMRINNLNAEILEFVVKSNSKVTGKVIREMNFPKSATIGGVVRNDEGIIALGGFQIQEGDRVVVCCLPEVIPVIERLFL, from the coding sequence ATGAAGATACTAATTGCCGGGGCGGGCGAAGTAGGTTTCCATTTGGCGAAACTACTCTCTTATGAATCCCAGGATATTACATTAATAGACAATGACAAGGTGAGTTTGGCCTATGCCGACAGCCATCTAGACATTCGGGTGCTGCGCGGCGATGCCACTTCGATAGAGGTATTGCGTGATGCGCGGGTAGAATCTTCCGATTTGGTCATTGGGGTAACTTCCTCCGAAACTACCAATATAACGCTATGTTTGCTTGCCAAGCAATTGGGATGTAAACGTACCATAGCGCGAATCTCGAACACCGAGTTTATCGATAACAAAGAAATCTTGAAGTTCGACGAGCTGGGTATCGACGAACTAATTTCTCCCGAAGAGCTGGCCGCTATGGAAATACAGATGTTGTTGAACAAAAGTGCGTTCAACGATACTTATGAGTTTGAAGACGGCAAGTTGATTATGGTGGGGGTGTTACTGCCCTCCTCTGCACCTTTTGTCGGGAAAATGGTGAAAGAGGCCGCGAATATTTTTCCGGAGCTCCATTTTATGCCCATCGCTTTGCAGCGAATGGGTACACAGTTTACGGTTATTCCTCGTGGGGATACGGTCTTCAAGGAAGGCGATCAGGTGTATTTCATTACGGTAAAAGAAGGGGTTGACGAACTGTATAAGCTTACCGGAAAGAAGAAAGAAGAAATCAAGAATGTTATGATTCTCGGTGGAAGCAAAGTCGGTTTCAAGGCTGCGCGGGATTTATGTGCAAAAAAATTCAACGTCAAGCTTATCGAGAAGAATAAAGAAAAAGCTTTTGATTTGGCCGATGATCTTCCGAACGCCTTGGTCATCAATGCCGACGGTCGCAATGTTGAATTGCTGGAGGAGGAAAGCCTTGAATCTATGGATGCCTTTATTGCGGTGACCGGAAACTCGGAAACCAACATCATGTCATGCCTCGTGGCGAAGTCGAAACGCATTAAAAAGACCATTGCCTTGGTCGAGAATATGGACTATTTTCAATTGTCCCATTCCATAGGTATCGACACGCTGATCAATAAGAAATTATTGGCCGCGAACAATATTTTCAGGCACATCCGAAAGGGGGAAGTGGTGGCGTTAATGCGCATCAATAACCTCAATGCCGAAATACTTGAATTTGTAGTTAAATCCAACTCTAAGGTCACCGGTAAGGTGATCCGCGAAATGAATTTTCCCAAATCGGCTACTATCGGTGGCGTGGTGCGTAACGACGAAGGAATTATCGCCTTGGGTGGATTCCAAATTCAGGAAGGAGATAGGGTAGTGGTCTGCTGCCTCCCAGAAGTTATTCCTGTAATCGAACGATTATTCCTATAG
- a CDS encoding TrkH family potassium uptake protein encodes MRLNSRIIFHILGLLLLCNGGFMLFALLTSAIYGDGATLGIGVAALTAIFLGSSAMFITRNHKKEVKRKEGYIIVTFGWLCLSISGMLPYVFTDAIPDVTNAFFETISGYTTTGASILDDIESLPEGILLWRSLTHWIGGMGIIVLAIAILPLLGIGGMQLFAAEAPGPNADKLHPRITDTAKRLWLIYVGYTVAETVLLKVAGMTFFDAINHSLATLSTGGFSTKNASLAYWNDQPLIQYIVILFMFLAGTNFVLSYFAFKGKVQKVLMDEEFRFYALFVVAFSIMVALVVYFKADVPVTEYHPMPYGAMESSIRHGLFQIIAVITTTGFVTADFTAWTPFLTIFFFGLMFLGGSAGSTSGGIKVMRHLIIFKNAILEFKRTLHTNAVIPLRYSNKTVKEDIVYNIIGFFVLYMLLFIIGALVLGALGLDFMTAVGGAASSLGNVGPAFGSLNPLSNFNGLPDFGKWWCCFLMLAGRLELFTVLILLTPYFWRRT; translated from the coding sequence ATGCGTCTTAACTCCAGAATCATATTTCACATACTTGGGCTGCTCTTACTTTGTAATGGTGGCTTTATGTTGTTCGCCCTTTTAACGAGTGCCATTTATGGTGATGGTGCCACGCTAGGTATTGGGGTGGCCGCGCTGACCGCTATTTTTTTAGGCAGTAGTGCCATGTTTATTACCCGAAATCACAAAAAGGAGGTCAAACGGAAAGAAGGCTATATTATCGTGACTTTTGGCTGGCTTTGTCTCTCGATTTCGGGCATGCTGCCCTATGTATTTACAGATGCCATTCCAGATGTGACGAATGCCTTCTTCGAGACGATTTCCGGTTACACCACGACAGGGGCTTCGATTTTGGACGATATCGAGTCGCTGCCCGAAGGTATTCTCTTATGGCGTAGCCTCACGCATTGGATCGGAGGTATGGGTATTATCGTCCTGGCCATCGCCATATTGCCACTGCTGGGCATCGGGGGAATGCAGCTTTTCGCTGCCGAAGCTCCTGGCCCCAATGCCGATAAATTGCACCCTAGGATTACCGATACGGCCAAAAGACTTTGGTTGATTTATGTGGGTTATACGGTTGCCGAAACCGTCTTGCTGAAAGTAGCGGGGATGACATTTTTCGATGCGATCAACCATTCTTTGGCAACCTTGTCTACAGGTGGTTTTTCAACGAAGAATGCCAGTCTTGCCTACTGGAACGACCAACCACTAATTCAATATATCGTGATATTGTTCATGTTCTTAGCCGGTACCAATTTCGTGCTCAGCTATTTTGCATTCAAGGGGAAGGTGCAAAAGGTATTGATGGACGAAGAATTTAGGTTCTATGCGCTCTTTGTTGTGGCATTTAGCATAATGGTCGCTTTGGTAGTGTATTTCAAGGCGGATGTACCCGTTACGGAATATCACCCGATGCCGTATGGTGCCATGGAAAGTTCGATTCGGCACGGACTATTTCAAATCATTGCGGTGATTACCACCACTGGCTTCGTAACGGCCGATTTTACCGCGTGGACACCTTTTCTTACGATTTTCTTTTTCGGACTCATGTTCTTGGGCGGCTCGGCCGGTTCTACTTCTGGAGGCATAAAGGTTATGCGCCACCTGATTATCTTTAAGAACGCCATATTGGAATTTAAGAGAACCCTGCATACCAATGCTGTTATTCCGCTTCGATACAGCAATAAGACGGTGAAGGAAGATATCGTATATAATATCATCGGCTTTTTCGTGCTCTACATGCTGCTGTTTATAATCGGGGCTCTGGTGCTTGGAGCTTTAGGACTCGATTTTATGACCGCTGTGGGCGGTGCGGCATCGTCTTTGGGTAATGTAGGCCCAGCCTTTGGTAGCCTAAACCCGCTCAGTAACTTTAACGGACTGCCCGATTTTGGCAAATGGTGGTGTTGCTTCTTGATGCTTGCCGGGCGTTTGGAGCTGTTCACGGTACTGATTCTTTTAACGCCCTATTTTTGGAGACGAACCTAA
- a CDS encoding TrmH family RNA methyltransferase, translating into MVVKNQIKFIKSLQQKKYRNQNGMFVVEGIKSVREFLNSDYKVEKVYVTKPDIFNMDAPEMELVSAGELAQMSGLHSPNSVLGVFHIPIPKKLDVNDWILVLDDVRDPGNLGTIIRLCDWFGIEHLVCSEHTVDCYNPKVLQATMGSITRVNLGYTDLTRFLSTIDLPIFGTFMNGASVYTKKIPTAGILIMGNEANGISATVEKLVNHKISIPQPASRAGMHENQNTESLNVATATAIFLNEIRRE; encoded by the coding sequence ATGGTTGTCAAAAACCAAATAAAGTTTATCAAAAGCTTACAACAAAAAAAGTACCGAAATCAAAACGGCATGTTCGTTGTTGAGGGAATAAAGTCCGTTCGGGAGTTTTTGAATTCGGACTATAAAGTAGAAAAAGTGTATGTGACCAAGCCCGATATTTTTAATATGGATGCGCCTGAAATGGAGTTGGTCTCGGCTGGAGAACTTGCCCAAATGAGCGGTTTGCACAGTCCGAATTCAGTACTCGGTGTATTCCATATACCGATTCCCAAAAAACTTGATGTCAATGATTGGATTTTGGTATTGGACGATGTTCGCGATCCTGGAAATTTGGGTACTATCATACGGCTGTGCGATTGGTTCGGTATCGAGCACTTGGTCTGTTCCGAACATACGGTAGACTGCTATAACCCAAAGGTGCTACAAGCGACCATGGGTTCCATCACGCGGGTCAACCTCGGGTATACCGATCTAACGCGTTTTTTGAGTACTATCGATTTACCCATCTTTGGAACATTTATGAACGGGGCATCTGTTTACACAAAAAAAATTCCTACTGCCGGTATCTTGATCATGGGCAACGAAGCCAACGGTATTTCAGCAACGGTGGAAAAGTTGGTAAACCATAAAATCAGTATACCCCAACCTGCCTCCCGAGCGGGAATGCATGAAAACCAAAACACCGAAAGTCTGAATGTGGCCACAGCAACCGCAATTTTCCTGAACGAAATCAGAAGAGAATAA
- a CDS encoding type II toxin-antitoxin system ParD family antitoxin has translation MSKNTSISLGNYFDQFIHNRISEGRFKNVSEVVRAGLRLLEEEENKVRALRSAIQEGIESGIAHDFDPKKHLESLKANKRSNG, from the coding sequence ATGAGTAAAAACACTTCAATATCACTCGGGAATTATTTCGACCAATTTATCCATAATCGAATTTCGGAAGGAAGGTTTAAGAACGTCAGCGAAGTAGTTCGTGCTGGACTAAGGCTTTTAGAGGAAGAGGAAAACAAGGTCAGAGCACTACGCAGCGCTATTCAAGAAGGAATAGAAAGCGGAATTGCCCATGATTTCGACCCAAAAAAGCATTTGGAATCTCTAAAAGCTAATAAGCGTTCGAATGGCTAA
- a CDS encoding type II toxin-antitoxin system RelE/ParE family toxin — MRDLRAKAKILFRLQKLEDSGHLGDCKSVGNGIHEMRINYAKGYRVYFKETESQIVILLIGGTKSTQKEDIKKAKKIWNGIKDE; from the coding sequence ATCAGGGACCTAAGGGCGAAGGCCAAGATACTTTTCCGATTACAGAAACTCGAGGACAGCGGACACCTTGGCGACTGTAAATCTGTCGGTAACGGAATCCACGAAATGCGGATCAATTATGCGAAAGGCTACAGGGTCTATTTCAAGGAGACGGAAAGCCAAATCGTGATACTTCTGATCGGAGGAACCAAATCGACCCAAAAAGAGGACATCAAAAAAGCGAAGAAAATCTGGAACGGAATCAAAGACGAATGA
- a CDS encoding addiction module antidote protein yields the protein MTTTKFDIADYLDSNEMIAEYLNTTLEEGDSSDLVVAIGHIAKAIGMTKIAEETGMSRPSLYKALSDGAKPQFGTIMKVLKAVGGQISVKPLSV from the coding sequence ATGACAACGACAAAATTCGACATAGCGGACTATTTGGACAGCAATGAAATGATAGCGGAATACCTGAACACGACACTTGAAGAAGGCGACAGCTCGGACCTTGTGGTCGCCATCGGCCATATCGCTAAGGCGATCGGAATGACCAAAATAGCCGAGGAGACCGGAATGAGCCGACCGAGCCTTTACAAGGCATTGTCGGACGGTGCCAAACCACAGTTCGGGACAATAATGAAAGTGCTGAAAGCAGTGGGAGGACAGATCAGCGTAAAACCGTTATCGGTATAA
- the ubiE gene encoding bifunctional demethylmenaquinone methyltransferase/2-methoxy-6-polyprenyl-1,4-benzoquinol methylase UbiE yields MAEKVTPYGASEGGKKEQVTKMFDNISRNYDGLNRVISFGIDIKWRNRVVNILKKKQPKSILDIATGTGDLAINLTRTGAKRIVGLDISPGMLEVGKQKVSEKKLNATIEMVVGDSENLAYEDNSFDAVTVAFGVRNFETLEKGLAEIYRVLSKSGTLVILETSVPTKTPYRQGYRLHSKYILPLVGRLFSKDRSAYTYLSESAAVFPHGEEFNNILRKIGFIEVDDKPQTFGVASIYVATK; encoded by the coding sequence ATGGCCGAGAAAGTTACCCCCTATGGTGCCTCAGAGGGTGGAAAAAAAGAACAGGTAACCAAGATGTTCGACAACATCAGCAGGAATTACGACGGCCTAAACCGCGTAATCTCATTTGGAATCGACATCAAATGGCGTAATAGGGTGGTCAACATCCTCAAAAAGAAACAGCCTAAAAGCATTCTTGATATCGCTACGGGTACGGGCGATTTGGCCATAAATTTGACAAGAACGGGGGCAAAACGCATCGTTGGCCTCGATATCTCCCCTGGAATGCTGGAAGTGGGCAAACAAAAAGTTTCCGAAAAAAAGCTGAACGCTACTATCGAAATGGTCGTGGGCGATAGCGAAAACCTCGCCTACGAAGACAATAGTTTTGATGCAGTTACCGTAGCCTTTGGGGTGCGTAATTTCGAGACGCTTGAAAAGGGGTTGGCCGAAATTTACCGTGTGCTCTCCAAATCGGGAACACTTGTCATTCTAGAGACTTCGGTCCCCACCAAGACACCCTACAGACAGGGCTATCGATTGCATAGCAAATATATACTGCCCCTGGTTGGCCGGTTATTTTCAAAAGACCGCTCCGCATACACCTATTTGAGCGAATCGGCGGCCGTTTTTCCACATGGTGAGGAATTCAACAATATTTTACGCAAAATCGGGTTTATAGAGGTAGACGATAAGCCCCAGACGTTTGGGGTAGCATCTATTTATGTGGCTACAAAATAA
- a CDS encoding type II toxin-antitoxin system RelE/ParE family toxin gives MAKYNLTKKAVEDLAHIWNYTFEEWSEKQADTYYDMLLANCKRIAKNPNLGKNYNGITENLFGLRTNRHIIFYRQTAKNEIEVTRILHERMDLENKILE, from the coding sequence ATGGCTAAATACAATTTGACTAAAAAGGCAGTTGAAGATTTAGCTCATATATGGAATTATACTTTTGAAGAGTGGTCGGAAAAACAAGCGGACACTTATTATGATATGTTATTAGCGAATTGTAAAAGAATCGCAAAAAATCCGAATTTGGGCAAAAACTATAACGGGATTACGGAAAATTTGTTCGGATTAAGAACTAACAGACATATCATATTTTATAGGCAAACCGCTAAAAATGAGATTGAAGTAACCAGAATATTGCACGAACGGATGGACTTGGAAAATAAAATCCTGGAATAA
- a CDS encoding DUF1801 domain-containing protein, which yields MKHLKVLTDPKVKSKFETYPTVIHTKLTALRNLIVEVATTDENISELEETLKWGEPSCLVKKGSTIRIDWKTKTPEQYAMYFKCTSKLVSTFKEVFGDTFSYEKNRAILFRLNDNVPQMELKECIGMALNYHTLKNLPLLGSSPKIGR from the coding sequence ATGAAGCATTTAAAAGTACTTACCGACCCTAAGGTTAAATCGAAGTTCGAGACCTATCCAACGGTAATCCATACCAAATTGACGGCCTTGCGCAACCTCATTGTAGAAGTGGCCACAACCGATGAAAACATTTCCGAACTAGAAGAAACCCTAAAATGGGGCGAACCCAGTTGCTTGGTCAAAAAGGGAAGCACGATCCGTATCGATTGGAAAACCAAAACCCCGGAGCAATACGCCATGTATTTCAAATGTACCAGTAAGTTGGTGTCTACTTTTAAAGAAGTCTTCGGCGATACGTTCTCTTATGAAAAGAACCGAGCAATACTATTTCGTCTGAATGACAACGTCCCACAGATGGAATTAAAGGAATGTATCGGAATGGCTCTAAATTACCACACCCTCAAAAATTTACCGTTATTAGGTTCGTCTCCAAAAATAGGGCGTTAA
- a CDS encoding porin family protein, with protein sequence MRNTIFVLLGLLFWMPNAQAQFNEDPVLNIENKDKRFLNYGYFLGFNQYDFKFDYENNTGRDILVDKSIGFNVGLIGEMRINEFIDLRIEPGLFYNPRTLFFPGFTGAEATDQNIRREVKSTYINFPLLVKVSTKRFGNFKPFLLAGPSVSLNLGSNEDNLDDNSSGTFRMKKWNYNYEIGFGIDFYLEYFKFSPSIRGVFTINDEIIPDNDPNSPWTGNINALRTRGLFVNFTFE encoded by the coding sequence ATGCGAAACACTATTTTTGTGCTGTTGGGACTTCTTTTTTGGATGCCGAACGCACAAGCCCAGTTTAATGAGGACCCCGTACTCAATATCGAGAATAAAGACAAGCGATTCCTGAATTACGGCTATTTTTTAGGTTTTAATCAGTACGATTTCAAATTCGATTACGAAAACAATACAGGCAGGGATATCTTGGTCGATAAGAGCATCGGATTCAACGTAGGTCTTATTGGAGAAATGCGTATTAACGAGTTCATCGACCTTCGTATCGAACCGGGTCTGTTCTACAATCCCAGAACCCTGTTCTTTCCGGGATTCACAGGAGCGGAAGCCACTGACCAAAATATAAGACGCGAGGTCAAATCTACCTATATCAATTTCCCCTTATTGGTAAAAGTAAGTACGAAACGCTTTGGGAATTTTAAACCATTTTTGCTTGCCGGACCTTCGGTTTCCTTGAACTTGGGGAGCAACGAAGATAATCTAGACGACAATAGTAGTGGTACGTTTCGGATGAAAAAATGGAACTATAACTACGAGATCGGATTCGGAATCGATTTCTATCTGGAATATTTCAAGTTTAGCCCGAGCATACGAGGCGTATTTACCATCAACGATGAGATTATTCCGGACAACGACCCGAATAGTCCCTGGACGGGTAATATTAATGCACTGCGTACCAGAGGACTATTTGTAAACTTTACCTTCGAATAG
- a CDS encoding IS110 family transposase: MEIKEIIGIDVSKLTLDAHIHLKGVAERFTNTVDGIKEMCVWANENLGPAMDGLLFVFEHTGLYSDTLEEFLDTARLPYRIVPGLEIKRSLGIARGKDDRADAKRIALYGWRTREEFVPRQRPDAKLADMKRLMSLRRKLVAQRAGHIANLGEQRRVLGGDPHQRLYSCQKAIIDCLDKEIAALESDIDGLIARDPKLNGMFTLLLTVKGIGKVTARFLIVYTNGFKWFASWRKFASYVGIAPFPNTSGTSLKGRTKVNRMANKEGKVLLNMCACTAVQYSHEMKRYYEKRIGEGKDKMSTMNIIRNKVLARAFAVVRRGTPYVDTMKFIS; this comes from the coding sequence ATGGAAATCAAGGAAATTATCGGTATCGACGTGAGTAAATTAACATTGGACGCCCACATCCACTTAAAAGGCGTTGCGGAAAGGTTCACCAATACCGTGGATGGCATCAAGGAAATGTGCGTATGGGCAAATGAGAACCTTGGCCCGGCCATGGACGGCCTTCTTTTCGTATTCGAGCACACGGGGCTCTATAGCGACACGCTCGAAGAGTTCCTCGATACGGCGAGGCTGCCCTACCGTATCGTTCCCGGCCTGGAGATCAAACGCTCCCTTGGCATTGCCAGGGGAAAGGACGACAGGGCGGACGCAAAGCGGATAGCCCTTTACGGATGGCGCACTAGGGAGGAATTCGTACCGCGCCAAAGACCGGATGCGAAACTGGCGGACATGAAAAGGCTCATGTCCCTGCGCAGGAAACTGGTCGCCCAACGGGCGGGCCATATCGCGAACCTGGGTGAGCAGCGAAGGGTATTGGGCGGAGACCCGCACCAACGCCTGTACAGCTGTCAAAAGGCCATCATCGACTGCCTGGACAAAGAGATTGCGGCGTTGGAGAGCGATATCGACGGGCTTATCGCACGGGACCCGAAGCTCAATGGGATGTTCACCCTATTGCTCACCGTCAAGGGCATCGGAAAGGTCACGGCAAGGTTCCTTATCGTGTACACCAATGGGTTCAAGTGGTTCGCAAGCTGGAGGAAGTTCGCCTCCTACGTCGGGATCGCACCCTTCCCCAATACCTCCGGGACCAGTCTCAAGGGAAGGACGAAGGTCAACAGGATGGCCAACAAGGAAGGAAAGGTGCTGTTGAACATGTGCGCATGTACCGCCGTACAGTACAGCCACGAAATGAAAAGATACTATGAAAAAAGGATCGGTGAGGGAAAGGACAAAATGTCCACAATGAACATCATAAGGAACAAGGTACTGGCCAGGGCGTTCGCAGTGGTAAGGCGCGGCACACCGTATGTCGATACCATGAAATTCATCTCATGA